A genomic window from Montipora capricornis isolate CH-2021 chromosome 8, ASM3666992v2, whole genome shotgun sequence includes:
- the LOC138058872 gene encoding GTPase Era-like isoform X1, translating to MANLPFRRFTGRKVGFTISQRILTTFLQLSSINRNALIQRLFNRDPVWCPESLTSEISGGSVDGETNRTSSVSNVFESGHDSHSKQESVSSKLIRVAIIGEANSGKSTLTNCLTGHKICAVTAVPHTTRKQTLGVFMMDDCQIVLLDTPGVVTPSQARRLKMTRQHVLAPREALEEADLIAVISDVSNKHRSMIIHESILESLKRYAALPSILILNKVDVIKQKMILLNIADSLLQDRKKDEWGNYKGVGGWSKFEQVFMISAASGDGVDDLKKYLAIKSKPKKWLYPPDTCTDQPLQEQIQEIFREKLLRLFEHEIPWQIRQVIVLCEPRDGHWRIHHKLYCRKKSQRRCVLEEIGRLKGLVAADLENLVGQPIHLTVDVSVSEKVGFVTPFHTY from the exons ATGGCGAACTTACCGTTTAGACGCTTCACAGGAAGAAAAGTAGGATTCACCATCAGTCAACGCATACTCACCACCTTTCTTCAACTCAGTAGTATAAACAGAAACGCGCTCATACAAAGACTGTTTAACAGAGACCCTGTTTGGTGCCCAGAAAGCCTTACAAGCGAAATTTCAGGCGGAAGCGTGGACGGGGAAACTAATCGTACAAGTAGCGTGTCAAATGTGTTTGAAAGTGGACATGATTCTCACAGCAAGCAAGAATCTGTAAGCTCAAAGCTAATACGAGTGGCAATCATTGGAGAAGCAAATAGTGGAAAATCGACGTTGACAAATTGTCTCACAGGGCACAAAATATGTGCAGTGACAGCAGTACCGCACACCACTCGTAAACAAACACTTGGAGTGTTCATGATGGACGATTGTCAAATAGTTCTGCTAGATACCCCTGGGGTAGTCACGCCTAGTCAAGCTAGACGGCTTAAAATGACCCGTCAACATGTATTAGCACCAAGGGAAGCTTTGGAGGAGGCAGACCTCATCGCTGTCATCTCTGATGTTTCTAATAAACACAGGAGTATGATTATTCATGAATCAATATTGGAGTCTTTGAAGAGATATGCAGCCTTACCATCTATTCTCATCCTAAACAAAGTGGACGTTATtaaacagaaaatgattttGCTGAATATAGCTGATTCATTGCTTCAGGACCGTAAAAAAGACGAGTGGGGGAATTATAAAGGTGTAGGGGGCTGGAGTAAATTTGAACAAGTCTTCATGATCTCTGCAGCAAGTGGAGATGGTGTAGATGACTTAAAAAAGTACTTGGCCATAAAAAGCAAGCCCAAAAAGTGGCTGTATCCACCTGACACATGTACCGACCAACCACTTCAAGAACAAATACAGGAGATATTTAGAGAAAAGTTATTACGGCTGTTTGAGCATGAGATACCATGGCAAATCAGGCAG GTGATTGTGTTATGCGAACCAAGAGATGGCCATTGGAGAATTCATCACAAACTTTATTGCCGCAAGAAAAGTCAACGCAGATGTGTTTTAGAAGAAATAGGCCGACTGAAAGGTTTAGTTGCAGCAGATTTAGAAAACCTTGTTGGTCAGCCAATTCACTTGACAGTTGATGTGTCAGTGAGTGAAAAAGTTGGGTTTGTGACTCCTTTCCACACATACTGA
- the LOC138058872 gene encoding GTPase Era, mitochondrial-like isoform X2 has protein sequence MANLPFRRFTGRKVGFTISQRILTTFLQLSSINRNALIQRLFNRDPVWCPESLTSEISGGSVDGETNRTSSVSNVFESGHDSHSKQESVSSKLIRVAIIGEANSGKSTLTNCLTGHKICAVTAVPHTTRKQTLGVFMMDDCQIVLLDTPGVVTPSQARRLKMTRQHVLAPREALEEADLIAVISDVSNKHRSMIIHESILESLKRYAALPSILILNKVDVIKQKMILLNIADSLLQDRKKDEWGNYKGVGGWSKFEQVFMISAASGDGVDDLKKYLAIKSKPKKWLYPPDTCTDQPLQEQIQEIFREKLLRLFEHEIPWQIRQVRALDTCKQSSLQ, from the coding sequence ATGGCGAACTTACCGTTTAGACGCTTCACAGGAAGAAAAGTAGGATTCACCATCAGTCAACGCATACTCACCACCTTTCTTCAACTCAGTAGTATAAACAGAAACGCGCTCATACAAAGACTGTTTAACAGAGACCCTGTTTGGTGCCCAGAAAGCCTTACAAGCGAAATTTCAGGCGGAAGCGTGGACGGGGAAACTAATCGTACAAGTAGCGTGTCAAATGTGTTTGAAAGTGGACATGATTCTCACAGCAAGCAAGAATCTGTAAGCTCAAAGCTAATACGAGTGGCAATCATTGGAGAAGCAAATAGTGGAAAATCGACGTTGACAAATTGTCTCACAGGGCACAAAATATGTGCAGTGACAGCAGTACCGCACACCACTCGTAAACAAACACTTGGAGTGTTCATGATGGACGATTGTCAAATAGTTCTGCTAGATACCCCTGGGGTAGTCACGCCTAGTCAAGCTAGACGGCTTAAAATGACCCGTCAACATGTATTAGCACCAAGGGAAGCTTTGGAGGAGGCAGACCTCATCGCTGTCATCTCTGATGTTTCTAATAAACACAGGAGTATGATTATTCATGAATCAATATTGGAGTCTTTGAAGAGATATGCAGCCTTACCATCTATTCTCATCCTAAACAAAGTGGACGTTATtaaacagaaaatgattttGCTGAATATAGCTGATTCATTGCTTCAGGACCGTAAAAAAGACGAGTGGGGGAATTATAAAGGTGTAGGGGGCTGGAGTAAATTTGAACAAGTCTTCATGATCTCTGCAGCAAGTGGAGATGGTGTAGATGACTTAAAAAAGTACTTGGCCATAAAAAGCAAGCCCAAAAAGTGGCTGTATCCACCTGACACATGTACCGACCAACCACTTCAAGAACAAATACAGGAGATATTTAGAGAAAAGTTATTACGGCTGTTTGAGCATGAGATACCATGGCAAATCAGGCAGGTGCGTGCTTTAGACACATGCAAACAAAGTTCTTTGCAGTAA